In the genome of Aequorivita sp. H23M31, the window TTTTTTTTGTTCGATGCTAACTTTTTGCGCCGCAACGAAGGCGTTTTTTTGAGCCTCGGGTACAATTTCCATAGCCAGTTCCACGAGTTCATGCAAACCCGAAGGTTTTATGATATAACCATCATCCAATATTTTTGGAATGGAATTTACGCGAACAACATTTTTAGCAGGTTTTAATAGTTCCAAAACCTTCATTCTAAAGCCTTCATCTGAAGAAGCCTTGGTGATAACCCCAATTACTGGCATATAGCCAGCAAGAAGTTCGCAAAGTTCAATTTCTGCATCCTCAACCCTTCTCGAACCTTCATCAATACAGATCCAGGCCATATGAATATGGTGCATCGGATTGGAATCGTTGTTTTTGTTTTTTACAAAATTTTCAAGCTCCTTAAAGGTCTCCCGATAATCCTTTAGTTCCAGTCCTCTTGTGTCGAACAGGGTTAAGGGAATATCTTCTTTCTTTATTTCTCTCGTTTTTTTAGTTACAGGACGCCCTTGGCCGGTCGTAGCAAAATTCCCTTGGAAAACAGCATTGATTAAGGTGGATTTTCCAACCCCGGTTTTCCCCGCGATCAATATATTTACTTGACCACGGTCCTTGATGGCTTTTGTAATTGCCGCTTCGATTATTTTGCCAATATCTTCTGCCATTGATTATTTTATATAATGCTTTTTAAAATGAATTATAAGTTCTTGTTACCATAGTAGAGTTACAGCCACACTTTCAAATATATTAAAATTCTTAAGGGTTCTTCTATCGTATAAAACTTTTAAAAAGTTTCCTATATGTAACTCCTTAAATTATTAATGAATTATAGTCTCCTTGAAATATTTGTTATTCATTTCATTAATAAGTAGTTAAAATGTTTAATAATAACTTAAATTTTATGGATAAATTTTTAATATATTTGAATTAGAGCTTGGTGCATTTTTTTTCCTCACCTAGATCTTAATAAACTCAATGACCCTTTATATTTTTTTCATCAATTTCAAATTGTTTTCTTGCGTATTAATTAATCCGTTTTTTTTAAACCCACAAAGATAAAATTAGAAAAGTCTCCAACAAATAGCCACTTAAATGGGAGCAATAAAAACCTAATTCCGAATAATACATATCACTCAATCAATTAGATCTTAAAATCAAAGTAGCATGAGAACCGAGAAGTCATACACAAGAGAATTAAAACAACAATTTGGATATTTAGCAACCTGGCTTCCGGGAACACCTTTAAAGTTAGGGGATATTGGAACTTTAAATAGAAACACATTCACTAAAATAGCAAACCTTTCCGATTTGGACATTCAATTTGATATTGAGGCGGATACAACCAAGTCCAATATTGAGCACAGCACGCACGGGGCCGTATCAATAACCAATAAAGCTTCCGGAACAATTGCTCCTCCCGGTAGTGTGTTAGGGGATACCGACGCAGGAATTACAGTGGAATTCTCCAAAGAAAATGCAATATTATTTAAAGCGAACGGCACTTTATCTCCTTCTATAAAAAACCAGATAAAATTGGGTCAGGACATATTGGACTTATATAAAAATGGAAAATGGGCGAAAGATTGGGTTGTGGTAACAGAATTAGTAGAAGCAGACAGTGCTTCAATTTTAATTTCAAGTTCCTCCCAAAGCAAGATAGAATTAAAAGCGAAAGGAGGGATAACGGCCGCTAAAATGGATATTGCCGATATCGACCTGGGACTTAATATTGCCTTTTCCAAAGATCTCTCCACCCAAATCATCGCCGAATCGGCACTTACTCCTTTATTTAGGGCCAAAGCTGTCAAAGGTAGAATATTGCGTTCCCCGGTTTTTGGTCAGAAATCGATGGAGATAATAACTCCGGCGAGTGCAAAGAATAATGAGGATTCCATTCTCTTCGGATATGCTGAGTATGATGAATATGATGATGGTTCGGACGATTAATAGGCTAAAGAATTTGCTAAATTATTAACCCAAAAACAAAGTAATATGAGACAGATAGGGACTTTAATTTTCGGTATACTTCTTTTTATTTCTTGCGGAAGTGTAAAGGATACCAAGGATGCCGAAACTTCGGAATTTGTCGGAAATGACAAAGATAAACACGGTTGTATTAGTTCTGCTGGTTATACTTGGAGTGAATTAAACCAAAACTGTATTCGAGTTTTTGCAGAAGGACACCCATTAAAACCTGTAGATAAAAATGATAAGAAGGTCGCATTCATTGTTTTTAATGAAGATAAATCTAAACTTGAATTATTCCTGCCAGATTCTAAAGCAACAACAATATTATCGCAACTAGAAAATGGGAATTATGGCTCAAAAGATATTATCTATGATGAAAATGATTCTTCTTTAATTATAGATGGAACTATGAAATATAAACTTGAATGACTGCTGATGAAACAAAAACAACCATCACAACATATTAAAATAATTCCTACAAATCACCTTCCCAATTTCGGAACTTCTGAAGCGAAGATTCTCCTTTGTATATGACGGGAACCCATCGGTAATCACGATTATAAAAGGCATTTAAAATTTAGTTAGGATAAAATTCTTAAAAATTTACAAAAAAGGCATTTTGAAATGTTAAAAATTTTTAGAAAACATTTACGGACAATATAAGATTTTTAATCAGTAGTGTCCGATAAACATTTTTAAAAGCGGGATTTCCAAGAAGGATTTCCCGCTTTATTTATATCTTAGTTTTTACCACAAAACTTTAGATATGAACAAAAGTAAAAATTTCAGCGGACAACCTATTATCAAACAAGTTTTAAACTTCCTTGACCCTAAGGATGTTTATCGGACAGCAAAAAAGCATAACAGCGACAGGTACACCAAAAAGTTCAGCACCTATGATCACTTGGTTACGATGATATTCGCTGTTATCAGTGGCTGCAACTCACTTCGCGAGGTAACGAGTATAATGCTGGCGTGCGAGGGCAAGATCAACCATTTGGGGCTACGGGACTTTCCAAAACGCAGTACATTGTCCGATGCCAACAAAAGAAGAAGTGCAGAGGTCTTTGCGGATATTTACTCTGGTCTCTATAAACGCTACCACCGGTTTTTATCGGACAGCAGAACCAGGGAGCCCGCCATAAAGGACCTCAAAATAGTCGATTCCTCGACAATAGCGCTCTTTAGCGACATCTTGAGGGGTGTTGGCCGGAACCCGCTCAACGGCAAAAAGAAGGGCGGGATAAAGATGCACACGATGATCAATGCCATGGAAGATGTTCCCTGCCTGATCAAATTTTCTGATGCCGCAACGCACGATCATACATTTTTAAAAGAACTTGGTCTAAAAAAGGGCTCCTATGTTGTTTTTGACAAGGGATATGTAGATTATCAGCAGTACGAGCAATGGACGTTGGACGGCATCTACTTTGTGACCAGGCAAAAGAGCAATGCACGCTATACGAGCTTTGAAGAGTTTGATATACCGAACAACGTGGACGATGCTGTCCTCAAGGATGAAAAGATAACGCTTTCCGATAAGGAAGGCAACGAATTTCATCTGCGACGGATAGCCTTTTGGCACCAGGAGAAGAGCAAGGTATATGAGTTCATCACCAACAACTATGAAGTGGAGGCCGACAGGATCACTGATATCTACAAAAATCGCTGGCAGATAGAGACCATGTTCAAACGCCTAAAACAGAACTTTCCCCTCAAATACTTTCTGGGCGATAACCAAAATGCAATAGAGATACAGATCTGGGTCAGTCTGATCATTCAACTCATAATGCTCGTAATACAAAGAAAGGCGCAGAGAAGTTGGGCATATTCAAATATGGTGTCTGTAATACGCCACCATTTGATGACCTACATCGATCTGTTCAAGTTCCTGAAAAACCCAGACTCCAAATGGGAAGAAATCACCACAAAAAACATTGGCCAATTGAGCTTTTTCGATCCTTAGGGGGTTCTGTTTTGAAAATCGGAACACAATCCAGTAAAATAAGGCAACGACAATGCTATTTTTGCTACTTTAGATTTTTATCGGACAACAATGATTTTTAATACATTTGGAATGGAGCTCCCCGCTTAATGCGCCTCTAAACTTTAATCCCCAACTATTTGCTGAACTAACTATTATTAAAAACAGTGGCGTACAATAACAATATAAACGCCATGAAAATTATGAATATGGCATGTATACACATGTTGCCCACAATTTAAAAAAAAACCGTAAATCAATGAAAATAAGTCTTTTAATCGGAATTTTATTTTGCTCGACAATTCTTGCGTGCGAAAAAGAAAACAATGACCGATTTATTTTCTTCCTTCACAATCGATTTTTAGAAGAACACGAATTAAATGAATTGCATCCCGAATTTGGACGGACTGAATACAACGAAATTATTGCCGAGTTTGAAAATAGCGGATTTAAAGTAATAAGCGAAAAACGAAACGGGAACGTTAATGCAAGAGAATACGCTATCGGAATTGTAACCCAAATCGACAGTTTAATAAAAAACGGAACAGAACCGAGAAAAATAACTGTGGTTGGAACTTCAAAAGGCGGATATATCGCTCAATACGTTTCTACTTTAACAAATAATCCAGATTTGAATTTTGTATTTATTGCAAGTTTTAGGAATAACGACATTCAAACTATACCCGAAGTC includes:
- a CDS encoding YcjF family protein translates to MAEDIGKIIEAAITKAIKDRGQVNILIAGKTGVGKSTLINAVFQGNFATTGQGRPVTKKTREIKKEDIPLTLFDTRGLELKDYRETFKELENFVKNKNNDSNPMHHIHMAWICIDEGSRRVEDAEIELCELLAGYMPVIGVITKASSDEGFRMKVLELLKPAKNVVRVNSIPKILDDGYIIKPSGLHELVELAMEIVPEAQKNAFVAAQKVSIEQKKNKSHAIVVASATSAAATGAIPIPFSDALILVPIQIGMLAGITAVFGFELKKAFLSTLVSSTITAGSATLIGKSIVSNLFKMFPGIGSVAGGAISASTASAITIAFGEAYIAALAFLLKDKDISEVSESDILKEFKKRYLGKR
- a CDS encoding IS4 family transposase; this translates as MNKSKNFSGQPIIKQVLNFLDPKDVYRTAKKHNSDRYTKKFSTYDHLVTMIFAVISGCNSLREVTSIMLACEGKINHLGLRDFPKRSTLSDANKRRSAEVFADIYSGLYKRYHRFLSDSRTREPAIKDLKIVDSSTIALFSDILRGVGRNPLNGKKKGGIKMHTMINAMEDVPCLIKFSDAATHDHTFLKELGLKKGSYVVFDKGYVDYQQYEQWTLDGIYFVTRQKSNARYTSFEEFDIPNNVDDAVLKDEKITLSDKEGNEFHLRRIAFWHQEKSKVYEFITNNYEVEADRITDIYKNRWQIETMFKRLKQNFPLKYFLGDNQNAIEIQIWVSLIIQLIMLVIQRKAQRSWAYSNMVSVIRHHLMTYIDLFKFLKNPDSKWEEITTKNIGQLSFFDP
- a CDS encoding alpha/beta hydrolase; the protein is MKISLLIGILFCSTILACEKENNDRFIFFLHNRFLEEHELNELHPEFGRTEYNEIIAEFENSGFKVISEKRNGNVNAREYAIGIVTQIDSLIKNGTEPRKITVVGTSKGGYIAQYVSTLTNNPDLNFVFIASFRNNDIQTIPEVNYCGNILTIYEKSDQFGVSALERKKTSTCEIKHFKEIELNTGMGHGFLFKPLKEWIEPTIKWANGNYNVE